The following proteins are co-located in the Clostridiales bacterium genome:
- a CDS encoding ABC transporter substrate-binding protein: protein MKKVAFLMVATLMLSAFMAGCSDNADNETANAEKPLRETIIVGVFEPLTGRNAADGKLEKQGIDLAHKLYPTVTIDGKEMPVELRYVDNKSDKIESVNAAKKLVYDFGAKVVLGSWGSSNSIAAGPVFKDAQVPAIGTSCTNPLVTFGNDYYFRVCFTDAFQGKVMANYAFKEGGYRKIAVIQEESSIYSVSLVKLFTENFKLLTGDENSVLNAGGYNTGDNDFTVQLTAIKDSDAEAIFFPGSLTESALIMKQARQLGITLPFLGCDTWENSEVLRLAGKAAEGAVFSGFYDPAASLTDKAAEFKNAFAAEYGKDELPVGVTALGFDAYLLALEAIEKAGTADGPALRDTLASTQDFEGATGFVTLDENGDAVKPAVIKTIQGGQFVYKSFVEPY from the coding sequence ATGAAAAAGGTCGCCTTTTTGATGGTAGCCACGCTCATGCTGTCTGCATTCATGGCAGGCTGCAGCGACAATGCCGATAACGAAACTGCCAATGCCGAAAAACCATTGCGTGAGACGATCATAGTCGGTGTATTTGAGCCCTTGACCGGCAGGAATGCAGCTGACGGAAAACTGGAAAAGCAGGGCATTGATCTTGCTCACAAGCTGTATCCCACCGTGACCATTGACGGAAAAGAAATGCCTGTAGAGCTCAGATATGTTGACAATAAATCGGATAAGATCGAATCTGTGAATGCGGCAAAAAAACTGGTGTATGATTTTGGTGCAAAGGTCGTACTGGGCAGCTGGGGAAGCTCTAATTCTATCGCGGCAGGGCCTGTTTTTAAAGACGCACAGGTACCTGCAATTGGAACATCCTGTACAAATCCGCTCGTTACGTTTGGAAACGATTATTACTTCAGGGTATGCTTCACCGATGCGTTCCAGGGCAAAGTAATGGCAAACTACGCATTTAAGGAAGGCGGTTACAGGAAAATTGCTGTTATTCAGGAAGAATCCAGCATCTATTCCGTATCGCTTGTGAAACTATTTACGGAAAATTTCAAGCTGCTGACCGGGGATGAAAACAGCGTCCTAAACGCAGGCGGCTACAACACAGGTGATAATGACTTCACGGTCCAGCTTACCGCGATTAAGGACTCTGATGCTGAGGCCATCTTCTTTCCGGGCAGCCTCACAGAATCCGCCCTGATCATGAAGCAGGCCAGACAGCTTGGGATTACCCTTCCTTTTCTGGGGTGTGACACTTGGGAAAATTCTGAGGTACTCCGGCTCGCCGGTAAAGCAGCAGAAGGCGCCGTGTTTTCCGGCTTTTATGATCCCGCGGCTTCATTGACGGATAAAGCAGCAGAATTCAAAAATGCATTTGCTGCTGAGTATGGAAAAGACGAGTTGCCTGTTGGCGTAACTGCATTGGGCTTTGACGCTTACCTGCTGGCTCTTGAAGCAATTGAGAAGGCCGGAACTGCGGATGGACCGGCTCTGAGAGATACTCTTGCCTCGACACAGGATTTCGAGGGAGCAACAGGATTCGTTACACTGGATGAAAACGGAGATGCTGTTAAGCCCGCCGTGATCAAAACCATTCAGGGAGGACAGTTCGTTTACAAATCATTCGTGGAACCATATTGA
- a CDS encoding ABC transporter ATP-binding protein encodes MDNANTSVLRLEDITMQFGGVVAVNNLSLEVRKGEIIGLIGPNGAGKTTAFNVVTGVYAPTNGALYLNDKMIITNHPRGKMKELYQGENKGKYTKSIILSPDRITKMGVARTFQNIRLFKDLTVFENVLIAKHMNIKANIFSATFRLNRKEEQQMRAESMDLLRILDLDKNKDDIASSLPYGKQRHLEIARALATKPSLLLLDEPAAGMNPQESDELMHFIGKIRDDFDLSILMIEHHMQLVMGICERIYVLDYGIKIADGNPAEIQNNPRVIEAYLGVDE; translated from the coding sequence ATGGATAATGCTAATACGAGCGTACTTCGCCTAGAAGACATCACAATGCAGTTTGGAGGAGTCGTTGCTGTAAACAATCTGAGCCTTGAAGTCCGCAAAGGTGAGATCATCGGTTTGATCGGGCCAAACGGTGCAGGCAAAACAACGGCATTCAATGTTGTTACCGGCGTGTATGCACCGACCAACGGAGCTCTCTACCTGAATGATAAGATGATCATAACCAACCATCCCCGCGGGAAGATGAAAGAGCTTTACCAAGGGGAAAATAAGGGGAAATATACAAAATCGATAATCCTTTCCCCTGACAGGATCACGAAAATGGGGGTTGCAAGAACCTTCCAGAATATCAGGCTTTTCAAAGATCTCACCGTTTTCGAGAATGTACTGATTGCAAAACACATGAATATCAAGGCGAATATCTTTTCCGCCACCTTCCGGTTAAATCGTAAGGAGGAGCAGCAGATGAGAGCGGAATCCATGGATCTCCTGCGTATTCTCGACCTTGATAAAAATAAGGATGACATCGCATCCTCGCTTCCTTACGGCAAACAAAGGCATCTTGAAATCGCAAGGGCCTTGGCCACCAAGCCGTCTTTGCTGCTTTTAGATGAACCTGCGGCAGGAATGAACCCGCAGGAATCCGATGAACTGATGCATTTTATCGGTAAGATCCGGGACGATTTCGATCTTTCCATTTTGATGATCGAGCATCATATGCAGCTTGTTATGGGAATCTGTGAAAGGATCTATGTTCTGGATTACGGAATCAAGATTGCGGATGGCAACCCGGCTGAGATTCAGAACAATCCGCGCGTAATCGAAGCGTATCTGGGGGTGGATGAATAA
- the tsaE gene encoding tRNA (adenosine(37)-N6)-threonylcarbamoyltransferase complex ATPase subunit type 1 TsaE, producing MEKIIIKNEDDTQEYGRALAEKLKPGAVIALIGDLGTGKTTLTKSIAKGLGIQEMITSPTFTIVQEYHKGRLPLYHFDVYRICDIEEMYELGYEEYFFGEGVCIVEWADLIMDLIPKDSIVIRIEYGSHEEERIYSIEKKR from the coding sequence ATGGAAAAAATAATCATAAAAAATGAAGATGATACTCAAGAATATGGAAGGGCGCTGGCTGAAAAGCTAAAGCCGGGGGCTGTCATAGCGCTGATTGGAGACCTTGGAACGGGAAAAACTACCTTGACAAAATCCATTGCCAAAGGGCTTGGCATTCAAGAGATGATTACAAGTCCCACCTTTACCATTGTTCAGGAATACCACAAAGGCCGTTTACCGCTCTATCATTTTGATGTGTATCGGATCTGTGATATAGAAGAAATGTATGAACTGGGTTATGAGGAGTATTTTTTTGGAGAGGGAGTATGTATCGTTGAGTGGGCTGATTTGATCATGGATCTCATTCCCAAAGACAGTATTGTCATTCGGATCGAATATGGAAGCCATGAGGAAGAACGGATCTATTCCATTGAAAAGAAACGTTGA
- a CDS encoding ABC transporter ATP-binding protein: MLEIKDLHVHYGGIHALRGISLNIEEGKIISLVGANGAGKSTTLKAIMSLIQKTSGSVINDGKDITNEKTKNIVKGGVILTPEGRRVFPDLTVDENIALGAYTRKDKVEIAKDRNWVFELFPRLEERKWQAAGTLSGGEQQMLAVARSLMGRPKLLMMDEPSLGLAPLIVKSIFSIIKEINKAGVNVLLIEQNAKAALEISDYGYVMETGVITISGTGKELLGNDQVRKAYLGE; encoded by the coding sequence ATGCTGGAAATTAAAGATTTACATGTCCACTACGGTGGAATTCACGCACTGAGAGGCATCAGCCTGAACATAGAAGAAGGCAAGATCATTTCTCTGGTGGGAGCAAATGGAGCGGGGAAGAGCACGACGCTGAAAGCGATCATGAGTCTGATCCAGAAAACCTCCGGTTCGGTGATTAATGACGGAAAAGACATCACCAATGAAAAAACGAAAAATATCGTCAAGGGCGGCGTCATACTCACTCCGGAAGGAAGAAGAGTGTTCCCCGACCTGACGGTAGACGAAAATATTGCTCTGGGAGCATATACAAGAAAAGACAAGGTGGAAATCGCGAAAGACAGGAATTGGGTATTCGAACTCTTTCCGAGGCTGGAAGAAAGAAAATGGCAGGCGGCAGGAACGCTTTCCGGCGGAGAACAGCAGATGCTGGCTGTGGCTCGCTCCCTGATGGGACGCCCCAAGCTCCTGATGATGGACGAACCGTCCCTGGGACTTGCCCCTCTTATTGTAAAGAGTATTTTCAGCATCATCAAGGAAATCAATAAAGCGGGAGTGAATGTGCTTCTGATCGAGCAGAATGCTAAGGCTGCGCTGGAAATTTCCGATTACGGATACGTAATGGAAACCGGAGTCATCACCATTTCAGGAACGGGAAAAGAACTTCTGGGCAACGACCAGGTCCGCAAGGCGTATCTGGGAGAGTAA
- a CDS encoding ECF transporter S component: MKKNTELNYSAEGHGSQQQVVKLAKLGMLAAISIVLVYFVHFPIFPPVAFLEYDPADIAIFMGAFAFGPLAGFGLTVVASVIQGFTVSAQSGVYGIIMHILATGSFVLVAGSIYKRGKSRKSAVTGLFFGTLTMVVVMFGANLVVTPIFMGIPVDAVKPLMPFILAFNFIKAGINSVITFLLYKRISKFLHR, encoded by the coding sequence ATGAAGAAAAACACTGAACTCAACTATTCCGCTGAAGGGCACGGCTCTCAGCAGCAGGTTGTAAAGCTTGCAAAACTTGGGATGCTCGCAGCAATCTCTATCGTACTTGTATATTTTGTACATTTTCCCATATTCCCGCCAGTGGCATTCCTTGAATATGATCCGGCTGATATTGCGATCTTTATGGGAGCCTTTGCCTTCGGTCCTTTGGCTGGTTTTGGTCTCACGGTAGTTGCTTCCGTCATACAAGGCTTTACTGTCAGCGCACAAAGTGGTGTCTACGGAATTATCATGCATATCCTGGCGACCGGTTCCTTTGTCCTGGTTGCAGGAAGTATTTATAAAAGAGGAAAATCCAGAAAATCAGCGGTGACAGGTCTGTTCTTTGGAACGCTGACAATGGTTGTTGTAATGTTCGGTGCAAACCTAGTTGTGACACCGATCTTTATGGGTATTCCTGTCGATGCTGTGAAGCCATTAATGCCCTTTATTCTGGCATTTAATTTCATCAAAGCGGGAATTAATTCGGTGATCACTTTCCTTCTTTATAAAAGGATATCAAAATTCCTGCACCGTTAA
- the pepV gene encoding dipeptidase PepV: MEKKYLDLIDDYKDEMIKTLQELLAIKSVAGEPAADAPFGKGVEEAFEYMLKKAKAEGFDTENIDHYGGHIEFGGFLLDEKGEIAGTSEEIMGILGHLDVVPEGKDWDFDPYGGEISEDRIYGRGAIDDKGPTVAAFYAMKALKDAGIVPEKKVRLILGLDEETGWKGMDYYLKRVKHPDFGFTPDGEFPAIHGEKGILIFDIVKKLSKTPANAKGIKLRSMTGGNAANMVADHARSVIKFDSYDAIREKVSEFKKTTGYQINAKGIGKNLEITTLGVSSHGARPEKGLNAVSVLMKFFGELSFDNEELGDFIQFYNEHIGFELCGDSLGCGLEDEPSGKLILNVGMVKIDDESASLTINIRYPVTMNEEQVYGALLPVINKYNMGIVKKGHQPPIYLPKDDPMICTLMDVYKEHTGDVNCEPLVIGGGTYARAVKNTVAFGADFPGEPELAHQKNEYITITNLVKCAKIFADAIFRLADGQKRAEAK, encoded by the coding sequence TTGGAAAAGAAATACCTGGATTTAATTGATGATTATAAGGATGAAATGATTAAGACCCTGCAGGAGTTATTGGCCATCAAGAGCGTTGCGGGAGAACCTGCTGCAGATGCTCCCTTTGGAAAGGGTGTTGAGGAAGCCTTTGAATATATGCTGAAAAAGGCCAAGGCGGAAGGGTTTGATACGGAAAACATTGATCATTACGGCGGACATATCGAATTTGGAGGCTTCCTTCTTGATGAGAAAGGGGAAATTGCCGGAACCAGTGAGGAAATCATGGGAATCCTGGGTCATCTCGATGTGGTGCCGGAAGGAAAGGACTGGGACTTCGATCCTTATGGCGGCGAAATCTCAGAGGATCGCATCTATGGACGAGGAGCCATTGATGATAAGGGACCGACCGTCGCCGCATTTTATGCGATGAAAGCACTAAAGGACGCGGGGATTGTTCCTGAAAAAAAAGTGAGGCTGATTCTTGGACTGGATGAAGAAACCGGTTGGAAAGGTATGGACTATTATCTGAAGAGGGTGAAGCATCCCGATTTTGGGTTTACTCCAGATGGCGAATTCCCTGCAATCCACGGTGAGAAGGGGATTTTGATCTTTGATATTGTGAAAAAGCTCAGTAAAACTCCAGCCAATGCCAAGGGAATCAAATTAAGGAGCATGACCGGTGGAAATGCTGCCAATATGGTGGCGGATCATGCCAGGTCAGTAATAAAGTTTGATTCCTATGATGCGATCCGGGAGAAGGTTTCAGAATTTAAAAAGACAACAGGCTACCAGATTAATGCCAAAGGAATTGGAAAAAATCTGGAAATCACCACACTTGGTGTATCCTCCCACGGCGCAAGGCCGGAAAAAGGCTTGAATGCGGTTTCAGTTTTAATGAAATTCTTTGGAGAGCTGTCCTTTGACAATGAAGAACTGGGTGATTTTATTCAATTTTATAATGAACACATCGGTTTTGAACTATGTGGTGACTCACTTGGCTGCGGTCTTGAGGATGAACCTTCGGGCAAGCTGATACTAAATGTGGGCATGGTGAAAATCGACGATGAATCCGCCAGCCTGACCATCAATATCAGATATCCGGTCACCATGAATGAAGAGCAGGTCTATGGAGCGCTTCTTCCTGTAATTAACAAGTACAATATGGGGATTGTCAAGAAAGGCCATCAGCCGCCGATCTACCTGCCCAAGGACGACCCGATGATTTGTACTCTGATGGATGTCTATAAAGAGCATACCGGAGATGTAAACTGCGAGCCTCTGGTCATCGGAGGCGGTACCTATGCCAGAGCTGTTAAAAATACTGTGGCTTTCGGGGCGGACTTTCCGGGAGAACCAGAGCTTGCCCATCAAAAAAATGAATATATTACCATTACAAATCTTGTAAAATGTGCTAAAATATTTGCAGATGCAATTTTTCGATTGGCTGACGGCCAGAAAAGAGCGGAGGCGAAGTAG
- the tsaB gene encoding tRNA (adenosine(37)-N6)-threonylcarbamoyltransferase complex dimerization subunit type 1 TsaB: MNILAIETTGALASVALIDEAGQVSMESSDQKMNHLQHLMPMVDQILSKRGLEINDLNYIAVSEGPGSFTGIRIGVSSARALAQALGLKTIGVPTLKSFLYHVPEYKGVVCPIFDARRNQVYGGAYRWSDSKISEVVAGDAYDLNDLLELLAQTFQSDREGQTLPAQTISAQGVSESAEDRSGEVTFFGDGIIPYREQIEAWQRASSNNNIRVQFASDDLRLQNASSIARLALELCRSGNQKSLYDLKPVYMRKAEAERKLEGK; this comes from the coding sequence ATGAATATACTTGCAATAGAAACCACTGGCGCACTGGCCTCCGTAGCCTTGATTGACGAAGCTGGACAGGTATCCATGGAATCTTCGGATCAAAAAATGAACCATCTGCAACATTTGATGCCTATGGTAGATCAAATTTTGTCGAAGCGCGGATTAGAAATAAACGATCTGAATTATATTGCGGTTTCGGAAGGGCCGGGGTCCTTCACAGGAATTCGTATCGGTGTATCTTCCGCAAGGGCGCTGGCTCAGGCACTGGGGCTTAAAACTATCGGTGTTCCCACACTGAAATCCTTCCTTTATCACGTACCGGAATATAAAGGTGTGGTTTGTCCGATTTTTGACGCCAGAAGAAACCAAGTCTATGGAGGAGCGTATCGGTGGTCAGACTCCAAAATCAGCGAAGTTGTGGCGGGCGATGCATATGATCTGAATGATCTTCTTGAGCTGCTTGCGCAAACTTTTCAATCAGACCGTGAGGGTCAAACACTTCCCGCTCAAACTATTTCGGCCCAAGGTGTTTCTGAATCCGCAGAAGACAGATCTGGAGAAGTCACCTTTTTCGGGGATGGAATCATACCATATAGAGAACAGATCGAGGCATGGCAGCGGGCATCGTCAAATAACAATATACGAGTTCAATTTGCATCAGATGACCTCAGACTCCAAAATGCTTCCTCCATTGCAAGGCTGGCTCTGGAACTCTGCAGGAGCGGAAATCAAAAAAGCCTTTATGACCTAAAACCAGTCTATATGAGAAAGGCTGAAGCGGAGAGAAAGCTGGAAGGAAAATAG
- a CDS encoding NifU family protein, giving the protein MEQNIKDALETIRPFLQRDGGDVEFVEYTADKIVKVRLQGACHGCPGAQMTLKNGIERILKEQYPEIAGVESV; this is encoded by the coding sequence ATGGAACAGAATATTAAAGACGCGCTGGAAACGATCAGACCATTTCTGCAAAGGGATGGCGGTGACGTAGAGTTTGTAGAATATACTGCAGACAAAATTGTAAAAGTAAGACTGCAGGGTGCCTGCCATGGTTGCCCCGGAGCACAGATGACTTTAAAGAACGGAATTGAAAGAATTTTAAAGGAGCAGTATCCGGAGATCGCCGGCGTCGAATCCGTCTAG
- the tsaD gene encoding tRNA (adenosine(37)-N6)-threonylcarbamoyltransferase complex transferase subunit TsaD, with protein MKDNQFITLGIESSCDETSASVVAEGRNALSNVIASQIKVHQVFGGVVPEIASRHHLDNINTVIDSALKEADVTLDEVDLIGVTHGPGLVGALLIGLATAKAMAYARKKPLVGVHHIQGHISANYLEHKDLKPPFLALVVSGGHTNIVDVEGYNQYRVLGRTRDDAAGEAFDKVARVLGLGYPGGPLIDEAAKKGNPHAVEFKRVYLEKDSLDFSFSGIKTGVLNYLNTQKLKGELVSVEDIAASFQLAVMEVIVNKTIMAAVNLKKDRIVMAGGVAANSLLRGMLKEACDKKGLGLYHPSPILCTDNAAMIACAAYYKYQAGIEDDFYLDAYPNLAL; from the coding sequence ATGAAGGACAATCAGTTCATAACATTGGGAATTGAGTCGAGCTGTGATGAGACCTCGGCATCAGTAGTGGCAGAGGGCAGAAATGCCCTCTCCAATGTCATTGCATCCCAGATCAAAGTACATCAGGTATTTGGCGGCGTCGTACCTGAAATTGCCTCGCGCCACCATTTGGACAACATTAATACAGTCATTGACAGTGCCTTAAAGGAAGCGGATGTTACGCTTGATGAGGTGGATCTCATCGGCGTTACCCATGGCCCCGGCCTTGTGGGTGCACTGCTCATCGGACTTGCCACCGCGAAAGCGATGGCGTATGCACGAAAGAAGCCTCTTGTGGGGGTTCACCATATTCAGGGACACATCAGCGCCAATTATTTGGAGCATAAAGATCTGAAACCACCTTTCTTGGCCCTTGTAGTTTCCGGTGGGCATACCAACATTGTTGATGTTGAAGGGTACAACCAGTACCGCGTACTCGGCCGTACCAGGGACGATGCTGCAGGAGAAGCCTTCGACAAGGTTGCGAGAGTTCTCGGCCTTGGTTATCCCGGAGGACCTCTCATCGATGAGGCTGCAAAAAAGGGAAATCCTCATGCTGTCGAATTCAAACGCGTCTATCTTGAGAAGGACAGCCTTGATTTCAGCTTCAGCGGGATTAAGACGGGGGTTTTGAATTACCTGAACACCCAAAAGCTGAAGGGAGAGCTTGTCAGTGTGGAGGACATCGCTGCCAGTTTTCAGCTGGCTGTCATGGAGGTCATTGTGAATAAGACGATCATGGCTGCAGTGAATCTGAAAAAGGACAGGATCGTCATGGCCGGAGGTGTTGCAGCAAACAGTCTGCTGCGCGGCATGCTGAAAGAGGCTTGCGATAAAAAAGGCCTTGGACTATATCATCCCTCGCCCATTCTGTGTACCGACAATGCAGCGATGATCGCTTGCGCTGCATACTATAAATATCAGGCCGGTATCGAGGATGACTTTTACCTCGATGCCTACCCCAATCTGGCACTGTAA
- the rimI gene encoding ribosomal-protein-alanine N-acetyltransferase codes for MNLIIRQAEEKDIKPMALMDVLCFSAPWSETSFEKEIRENHLAFYIVAEVDGILAGYAGLWCIVDEGHITNVAVHPDWRRRHIGEALVSVLLEHTIANGIKSHTLEVRASNEPAISLYRKFGFEPAGTRKNYYEDNGEDAIIMWRMVE; via the coding sequence ATGAATCTAATCATAAGGCAAGCAGAAGAAAAAGATATAAAGCCTATGGCACTGATGGACGTCCTCTGCTTTTCTGCACCTTGGAGTGAAACATCCTTTGAAAAGGAGATCCGGGAAAATCATTTGGCCTTTTATATCGTTGCGGAAGTTGATGGAATCCTCGCTGGTTATGCGGGGCTCTGGTGCATCGTGGATGAAGGCCATATTACCAATGTAGCGGTTCATCCGGACTGGCGAAGGCGGCATATCGGAGAAGCACTGGTTTCTGTCTTGCTGGAACATACCATCGCGAACGGTATTAAAAGCCACACCCTTGAAGTTCGTGCATCCAACGAACCGGCAATTTCATTATACAGAAAGTTTGGATTTGAGCCTGCAGGAACACGAAAAAATTATTATGAGGATAATGGAGAAGATGCTATAATAATGTGGCGAATGGTAGAATAA
- a CDS encoding CapA family protein, translating to MDELAIVQMKDTIFNHWKKIIIIAAASIIAVGLYFILPPLLHGQDGGQIPLPSSPAEPAPADEPEEAISLRISAVGDVMAHKSQLTAQYDSSTGTYNFDNNFQYLIPYINQADLALFNLETTFAGGTYTGYPAFNAPESLASAMKNAGFDVALTSNNHIMDKGLAGMKRTLEMTRKAGLNTAGTRLDGEKNYTIVEVKGVKIGVVAYSYETPKVGGVPTINGSHIAAEAWPLLNTFSYWNLDQDLLKVKQSIQDARADGAELVICYYHWGEEYQRSPNDYQQNIARQTAGFGADIIFASHPHVLQGMELLTDASGKKVPVYYSMGNLISNQRLETLDNRYTEQGMIAEVDLQYMKSTKQILTIDMKAVPTWVDKYKKNGKDVYAVIPLDSTMSTNQTLAESGHLSRAQQALTDIKTLLGEEYIRSAP from the coding sequence ATGGACGAGCTGGCTATTGTTCAAATGAAAGATACAATTTTTAACCATTGGAAGAAGATCATCATAATAGCGGCAGCATCAATTATTGCGGTGGGATTATATTTTATACTCCCACCTCTTTTACATGGGCAAGATGGAGGTCAGATACCACTGCCTTCTTCCCCCGCTGAACCTGCTCCTGCAGATGAGCCTGAGGAAGCGATCAGCCTCAGAATCTCGGCTGTAGGAGATGTGATGGCTCATAAATCCCAGCTGACTGCTCAATATGACAGCAGTACAGGAACATATAATTTCGATAATAACTTTCAATATCTAATCCCATATATTAATCAGGCAGATCTGGCCTTGTTCAATTTGGAAACAACCTTTGCCGGTGGTACCTATACTGGCTATCCAGCGTTCAACGCACCGGAAAGTCTTGCCTCCGCAATGAAGAACGCTGGCTTTGACGTGGCGCTGACCTCAAATAATCATATTATGGATAAAGGGCTTGCGGGGATGAAGCGTACCTTGGAAATGACCAGAAAAGCCGGACTTAACACAGCAGGCACCAGACTGGACGGTGAAAAGAACTATACCATCGTTGAGGTGAAAGGCGTAAAAATAGGTGTTGTAGCATATTCTTATGAAACACCGAAGGTGGGAGGTGTTCCCACAATTAACGGAAGTCATATCGCAGCAGAGGCATGGCCGCTTCTGAATACCTTCAGCTATTGGAATCTGGATCAAGATCTACTCAAGGTCAAGCAGAGCATTCAGGATGCCAGAGCAGACGGTGCAGAACTTGTAATCTGCTATTACCATTGGGGTGAAGAATACCAAAGATCTCCCAATGATTATCAGCAGAATATTGCCAGACAGACAGCAGGGTTTGGTGCGGATATCATCTTTGCTTCTCATCCCCATGTACTGCAGGGCATGGAGCTTCTGACCGATGCATCGGGAAAAAAAGTCCCCGTGTACTATTCTATGGGCAACCTCATCTCAAACCAGAGGCTTGAAACCCTGGATAACCGGTACACGGAGCAGGGTATGATTGCAGAAGTTGATCTGCAGTATATGAAAAGCACAAAACAGATCCTCACCATCGATATGAAGGCGGTACCCACTTGGGTAGATAAATATAAGAAGAATGGAAAAGATGTCTATGCGGTGATTCCACTGGACAGCACAATGAGCACAAACCAGACTCTGGCAGAATCAGGCCATCTGTCTCGAGCGCAGCAGGCGCTAACGGATATCAAGACACTTCTTGGGGAAGAGTATATCCGGTCAGCTCCGTGA
- a CDS encoding ABC transporter substrate-binding protein has translation MIKRQRRTAAFTALLIVLCAAMLTGCATYSNFKSTFIETEADNTAVARIGVFEPLSGKDKEYGKLELQGIELAHELFPEVLGKKVELVYADNKSDVDVAATAARQLVDQKVSVVLGSYGNTLSLVGADLFAEAKIPAIAITATNPLVTSSNDYYFRTCFVESFQGVALAKYTVEQLGITSAAILKDADDDYAAAVSQTFSDKLVQLTGNEYAVAKVVEYHAEKKDFKQQLKEIKDSGATVALLASRTADALEIMRQAKEAGIQLTFLGTDSWGNEDFLKSGGSAVEGAIFSAYFDAEVGITANTEVFLKAYREKYGQDKEPPSEVALGFDAYLLAINAIGTAGTSVNGEAIRTQLALTRNYPGASGNITFDENGDPIKSVVIKTITNGAFVHLYTVEPTWQ, from the coding sequence ATGATAAAGAGACAAAGACGGACTGCGGCATTTACCGCTCTGTTGATCGTGCTGTGCGCTGCAATGCTAACAGGCTGTGCAACCTATAGTAATTTTAAAAGTACATTTATTGAAACGGAAGCGGACAACACCGCTGTCGCCAGAATTGGTGTGTTCGAGCCACTGTCGGGGAAGGACAAAGAATACGGTAAACTGGAACTTCAGGGAATCGAATTGGCCCATGAACTCTTCCCCGAAGTCCTCGGCAAGAAGGTCGAACTGGTCTATGCTGACAATAAGTCCGATGTGGACGTTGCAGCCACTGCCGCGCGGCAGCTCGTAGATCAGAAGGTTTCGGTGGTTCTGGGAAGTTATGGAAACACCCTTTCCTTGGTAGGGGCAGATTTATTTGCTGAGGCTAAAATTCCTGCAATTGCAATCACTGCTACAAATCCTCTTGTGACCAGCAGCAACGATTATTATTTCAGAACCTGCTTCGTGGAATCCTTTCAGGGGGTTGCGCTGGCAAAGTATACCGTGGAACAGCTGGGGATAACAAGTGCGGCAATCCTGAAGGATGCTGACGACGACTATGCCGCCGCAGTTTCACAGACCTTTAGTGACAAGCTGGTACAGCTGACGGGGAATGAATATGCAGTGGCCAAGGTGGTGGAATACCACGCTGAGAAGAAAGATTTTAAGCAGCAGCTCAAGGAAATCAAAGACTCCGGGGCAACAGTTGCCTTGCTTGCAAGCCGGACAGCCGATGCGCTTGAAATTATGCGTCAGGCAAAGGAAGCAGGCATTCAGCTTACCTTTTTGGGGACGGATAGTTGGGGAAATGAGGACTTTCTAAAAAGTGGTGGATCTGCTGTGGAGGGTGCAATTTTTTCGGCATATTTCGATGCGGAGGTCGGTATCACCGCCAATACAGAAGTGTTCTTAAAAGCCTATCGAGAAAAATATGGGCAGGACAAAGAGCCGCCAAGTGAAGTGGCTCTCGGATTTGATGCATATTTACTGGCTATCAATGCCATCGGCACTGCTGGAACCTCTGTGAATGGAGAAGCCATCAGAACTCAGCTTGCTTTGACACGAAATTACCCCGGTGCATCAGGCAATATAACCTTTGATGAAAATGGGGACCCCATCAAATCTGTCGTAATTAAGACCATTACAAATGGTGCATTTGTTCATTTATATACAGTAGAGCCTACATGGCAGTGA